A window of the Bdellovibrio svalbardensis genome harbors these coding sequences:
- a CDS encoding ABC1 kinase family protein, with amino-acid sequence MTALKTGAQIGKTLKNAARLRTIVGVFAKHGFHKVAEKVKLGKFIIERLNSSSDIETLSMAERMRMSFEELGPTFVKLGQLLATRPDLVPEEYVNEFEKLHDRVQPLPFSVVEEVLKEEFGNTLYQKFESIEPEPLGSASIAQVHRAKLATGEAVVVKVQRPGIIQTINDDLNVLYLLADLLITYVPETRPFNPTGIVDEYFRTLELETNFIVEANNIRRFQENFASDDTIKIPKVYLDFTTERVLTMEMLPGVPLSQESSMSQQGLDSKEVIRRGLGAYLKMVFHDGLFHGDLHAGNFFVLPDNHIGLIDFGVVGRLNSRTQGAIANMLLALSKEDYDRLAFEYVDLAPFSDQVNVDLFAKDLRELIAPFFGLTLKNVNLGKILMKSSGIAARHHIQVPTELMMFFKSIVSIEGIGRKIDKDFDFLKYSLEFAGELAKTQFGPQRVMNDMSQMARESRAFLNALPRQLNFFFRKVNSPEHAFKLKIAEIKDLRRSIEVSFNLLFLGVIISALIMSASFIFVHDTVNHVWGIPTASFVGYILAGVLGLIAFVNYIRKP; translated from the coding sequence GTGACTGCATTAAAGACCGGAGCACAAATCGGAAAAACCTTAAAGAATGCTGCTCGCCTGCGCACTATCGTCGGCGTTTTCGCAAAGCATGGCTTTCATAAGGTCGCTGAAAAAGTAAAGCTCGGCAAATTCATCATCGAACGCTTGAATTCGTCATCTGATATCGAAACGCTATCGATGGCAGAACGCATGCGCATGAGTTTTGAGGAACTCGGTCCTACCTTCGTAAAACTGGGTCAGCTACTGGCCACTCGCCCCGATTTGGTACCTGAAGAATACGTCAACGAATTCGAAAAGCTGCACGACCGCGTGCAACCACTGCCTTTTTCAGTCGTTGAAGAAGTTCTAAAAGAAGAATTCGGCAACACTCTTTATCAAAAATTTGAAAGCATTGAACCAGAACCTTTGGGCTCTGCCAGCATTGCCCAAGTCCATCGCGCAAAACTTGCCACGGGCGAAGCGGTTGTGGTCAAGGTGCAACGGCCGGGAATCATTCAAACCATCAATGATGATTTGAATGTCCTCTATCTATTGGCAGATTTGCTGATCACCTATGTTCCAGAAACTCGCCCCTTCAATCCGACAGGTATTGTGGACGAGTATTTTAGAACACTGGAACTGGAGACCAATTTCATTGTTGAAGCGAACAACATTCGTCGCTTTCAAGAAAACTTTGCCTCCGACGATACGATTAAAATTCCCAAAGTTTATCTGGATTTCACAACCGAGCGCGTTTTGACCATGGAAATGCTTCCTGGTGTTCCGCTAAGCCAAGAAAGTTCGATGTCACAGCAGGGACTTGATTCTAAAGAGGTCATCCGCCGCGGACTCGGTGCTTATTTGAAGATGGTCTTCCATGACGGTCTTTTCCACGGAGATCTCCACGCCGGGAATTTCTTTGTTCTACCCGACAATCACATCGGCTTGATTGATTTCGGCGTCGTAGGGCGCTTGAACTCCCGCACTCAGGGGGCGATTGCCAATATGCTGTTGGCTCTTTCAAAAGAAGATTACGATCGCCTGGCTTTTGAGTATGTCGACTTGGCGCCGTTCTCTGACCAAGTGAATGTGGATCTGTTCGCCAAAGATTTGCGCGAACTGATCGCCCCTTTCTTTGGCTTGACGCTCAAGAACGTCAACCTAGGGAAAATCCTGATGAAATCTTCAGGAATTGCAGCTCGCCATCACATTCAGGTACCAACCGAACTGATGATGTTCTTTAAATCGATTGTTTCGATTGAGGGCATTGGGCGTAAGATTGATAAAGATTTTGATTTTTTAAAGTACTCTCTTGAATTTGCGGGCGAACTTGCGAAGACTCAGTTTGGCCCGCAAAGAGTCATGAACGACATGTCACAGATGGCACGCGAATCCCGGGCCTTTTTAAATGCTCTGCCTCGCCAGTTGAATTTCTTCTTTAGAAAGGTCAACAGCCCCGAACATGCCTTCAAACTTAAGATCGCAGAGATCAAGGACCTCAGACGCTCCATTGAAGTCAGTTTCAATTTGCTGTTCTTGGGCGTGATCATCTCTGCTTTGATCATGAGTGCCTCATTTATTTTTGTACACGATACCGTGAACCACGTCTGGGGTATTCCTACTGCAAGCTTTGTAGGTTATATTCTGGCTGGGGTTTTGGGACTAATAGCATTTGTAAACTATATTAGAAAGCCCTGA
- a CDS encoding LysR family transcriptional regulator has product MQQLYYELSVLAKAVNFKNLSAAALHVGLSQPQLSRIIAKIEDELKIVLLDRSAKRKSGWTAVAFQLAEIFEKSIRRLELEMQGISNNQMVGELHIGTLEGLSDFALKAVHLCFEEVGVKKITLDIFDLNELEANFLSGNLDLIFTSKQPGRQKFKYLMELGFQKLEEINSNKNFTVLSSFEYGRANKKEVEAFPHIFVSNSLAMRRSWFDKVGGVGHMPTEAKKGRQKDAEPVLMIGSELLSPVLWENITTAISE; this is encoded by the coding sequence ATGCAGCAACTGTATTATGAACTGAGTGTTTTGGCGAAGGCCGTAAATTTTAAAAATCTTTCGGCGGCGGCTCTTCATGTGGGCCTCAGTCAACCGCAACTTTCCCGCATTATTGCCAAGATCGAAGACGAACTTAAGATCGTTCTCTTGGATCGTTCTGCAAAAAGAAAGTCCGGATGGACCGCAGTTGCTTTCCAGCTTGCAGAAATATTCGAAAAGTCTATTCGTCGCCTTGAACTCGAAATGCAAGGGATCAGTAACAATCAAATGGTCGGCGAGCTGCATATTGGAACTCTCGAAGGTCTTTCTGATTTTGCTTTGAAAGCCGTTCATCTTTGCTTTGAAGAAGTGGGCGTTAAAAAAATCACTTTGGATATTTTTGATTTGAATGAACTGGAAGCCAACTTTCTGTCTGGCAATTTGGATTTGATCTTCACCTCCAAACAGCCGGGCCGTCAGAAATTTAAGTATCTTATGGAACTGGGTTTTCAAAAATTGGAAGAGATCAATTCCAACAAGAACTTCACGGTTTTAAGTTCTTTCGAATACGGCCGCGCCAACAAGAAAGAAGTGGAAGCCTTTCCGCATATTTTTGTTTCCAACTCTTTGGCCATGCGCCGCTCTTGGTTTGATAAAGTTGGCGGTGTAGGTCATATGCCGACAGAAGCCAAAAAAGGACGGCAAAAGGATGCTGAGCCTGTCCTTATGATCGGCTCTGAACTTTTAAGTCCGGTCCTCTGGGAAAATATCACCACCGCAATCTCTGAATAG